The Breoghania sp. genome has a segment encoding these proteins:
- the znuB gene encoding zinc ABC transporter permease subunit ZnuB, protein MFDDFILRAFLAGIGVALVAGPLGCFIVWRRMAYFGDTMAHAGLLGIALAFLLDVDATLAVLAVSLAIALVLLALQRQKAIPGDTLLGILSHSALSIGLVTVAFMSWLRIDLLGYLFGDILAVGKSDLIVIWAGGGLVLAALAAVWRPLLAVTVDENLARAEGVPVLACKLVLMFLVAAVIAIAMKIVGILLITSLLVIPAAAARRFSATPESMAIIAALIGAASVVGGLGLSLEADTPTGPSVVVAALVLFLVSLIPFGGVRRVG, encoded by the coding sequence ATGTTTGACGATTTCATTCTGCGCGCGTTTCTGGCCGGAATCGGCGTGGCGCTGGTGGCGGGGCCGCTGGGCTGTTTCATCGTCTGGCGGCGCATGGCCTATTTCGGTGACACGATGGCCCATGCGGGACTGTTGGGCATCGCGCTCGCCTTTCTGCTGGATGTGGATGCGACGCTGGCGGTGCTGGCCGTGTCGCTGGCGATCGCGCTGGTGCTTCTGGCCCTGCAGCGCCAGAAGGCTATTCCGGGCGATACGCTGCTCGGCATTCTCTCCCATTCCGCGCTTTCCATCGGTCTTGTCACCGTGGCCTTCATGTCCTGGCTGCGGATCGACCTGCTGGGCTATCTGTTCGGCGACATTCTGGCGGTGGGCAAGAGCGATCTGATTGTCATCTGGGCCGGCGGAGGGCTGGTGCTGGCGGCGCTGGCCGCCGTGTGGCGCCCGCTTCTGGCAGTGACCGTGGACGAGAACCTTGCGCGCGCGGAAGGCGTGCCGGTGCTGGCCTGCAAGCTGGTCTTGATGTTTCTCGTGGCGGCCGTCATCGCGATCGCGATGAAGATTGTCGGCATCCTGCTGATCACGTCGCTTCTGGTTATCCCGGCTGCTGCCGCGCGCCGCTTTTCTGCGACGCCGGAGAGCATGGCGATCATCGCCGCGCTTATCGGGGCCGCATCGGTTGTGGGTGGGCTTGGCCTGTCGCTGGAGGCCGACACGCCAACCGGGCCGTCGGTGGTGGTGGCCGCGCTGGTGTTGTTCCTTGTCAGCCTGATCCCCTTCGGCGGGGTGCGTCGGGTCGGATAA
- a CDS encoding GTP-binding protein, producing MSATPSSERQIPVTVLTGYLGSGKTTLLNRILTEDHDKRYAVIVNEFGEIGIDNDLLVESDEEIFEMNNGCICCTVRGDLIRTVENLMKRKGAFDAILVETTGVADPAPVAQTFFMDEDVRQAAKLDAVVAVVDAKHLPARLADTDEAADQIAFADVILLNKTDLVSDGELRDVEGAIHAINPYAIVHKTERCSIDLGKILDRGSFDLDRILSLDPNFLAEDGHVCGPNCDHDHHDHDHDHEHGHDHDHGHDQHHHDHGHHHHHHDDPHGVKSISLTAGELDPQKFFPWIQQTTQMQGPNILRLKGILAFAGDDDRYVLQGVHMIVEGDHQRAWKDGEKRESRLVFIGRDLPVEMLEAHFAACAA from the coding sequence ATGTCCGCAACCCCGTCCAGCGAGCGCCAGATCCCCGTCACCGTGCTGACCGGCTATCTGGGCTCCGGCAAGACCACGCTCTTGAACCGCATCCTCACCGAGGACCATGACAAGCGGTACGCGGTGATCGTCAACGAATTCGGCGAAATCGGCATCGACAACGATCTGCTGGTGGAATCGGACGAAGAAATCTTCGAGATGAACAATGGCTGCATCTGCTGCACCGTGCGCGGCGACCTGATCCGCACGGTGGAGAATCTGATGAAGCGCAAAGGGGCTTTCGACGCCATTCTGGTGGAAACGACCGGTGTCGCCGACCCTGCCCCCGTCGCCCAGACCTTCTTCATGGACGAGGACGTGCGCCAGGCCGCCAAGCTCGACGCGGTGGTGGCCGTGGTCGACGCCAAGCACCTGCCCGCGCGGCTCGCCGACACCGACGAGGCGGCCGACCAGATCGCCTTTGCCGATGTGATCCTGCTCAACAAGACCGATCTCGTCTCCGACGGCGAACTGCGCGACGTGGAAGGAGCGATCCACGCGATCAATCCCTATGCCATCGTCCACAAGACGGAACGCTGCTCCATCGATCTCGGCAAGATTCTCGACCGCGGCTCCTTCGATCTGGACCGTATCCTGTCGCTCGACCCGAATTTCCTCGCCGAGGACGGTCATGTCTGCGGCCCGAACTGCGACCACGACCACCATGATCATGATCATGACCATGAGCACGGGCATGACCACGATCATGGGCACGATCAGCACCACCATGATCACGGCCATCACCACCATCATCATGACGACCCGCATGGCGTGAAGAGCATTTCCCTCACCGCCGGTGAGCTGGATCCGCAGAAATTCTTCCCCTGGATCCAGCAGACGACCCAGATGCAGGGCCCGAACATCCTGCGCCTGAAGGGCATCCTGGCCTTTGCCGGAGATGACGATCGCTATGTACTGCAGGGGGTTCACATGATCGTGGAAGGCGACCATCAGCGCGCATGGAAGGACGGGGAGAAACGCGAAAGCCGCCTCGTCTTCATCGGGCGCGACCTTCCGGTGGAAATGCTGGAAGCCCATTTTGCCGCCTGCGCGGCCTGA
- a CDS encoding electron transfer flavoprotein subunit alpha/FixB family protein has product MTTLLVAEHNNASLSDQTAKALTAAKALGGDVHILVAGKGCKPAAEEAAKLDGAAKVLVAEADALEHQLAEPMSALIVSMAEGYDAIVTAATTSGKNYMPRVAALLDVMQLSEVIEVDSADTFKRPIYAGNAIQTVKSADAKKVLTVRTASFAAAGEGGSAAIEDVAVPADPALSSFVGEELSKSDRPELTGAKIIISGGRALGSKEKFEELIVPLADKLGAAVGASRAAVDAGYAPNDWQVGQTGKVVAPDLYIACGISGAIQHLAGMKDSKVIVAINKDEEAPIFQVADYGLVADLFDVIPQLEAELG; this is encoded by the coding sequence ATGACCACGCTTCTTGTGGCCGAACACAATAATGCAAGCCTTTCCGACCAGACCGCCAAGGCCCTGACCGCGGCGAAGGCTCTGGGCGGTGACGTTCATATCCTGGTGGCCGGCAAGGGCTGCAAGCCGGCGGCGGAAGAAGCCGCCAAGCTCGACGGCGCTGCGAAAGTGCTCGTTGCCGAGGCGGACGCGTTGGAGCATCAGCTGGCCGAGCCGATGTCCGCGCTTATCGTCTCCATGGCCGAGGGCTACGACGCCATCGTCACCGCGGCGACCACCTCGGGCAAGAACTACATGCCCCGCGTGGCCGCGCTGCTCGATGTCATGCAGCTTTCGGAAGTGATCGAGGTTGACTCCGCCGACACCTTCAAGCGTCCGATCTATGCCGGCAACGCCATCCAGACGGTGAAGTCGGCAGACGCCAAGAAGGTCCTGACCGTGCGTACCGCGTCCTTCGCGGCGGCGGGTGAGGGCGGCTCGGCGGCGATCGAGGATGTGGCGGTCCCCGCCGATCCGGCGCTGTCCAGCTTCGTGGGCGAAGAGCTTTCCAAGTCGGATCGTCCGGAACTGACCGGTGCGAAGATCATCATCTCCGGCGGGCGCGCGCTGGGCTCCAAGGAGAAGTTCGAGGAGTTGATCGTGCCGCTGGCCGACAAGCTCGGCGCCGCTGTCGGTGCCTCGCGCGCGGCGGTGGATGCGGGCTATGCGCCCAATGACTGGCAGGTCGGTCAGACCGGCAAGGTCGTTGCCCCGGATCTCTACATCGCCTGCGGTATTTCCGGTGCCATCCAGCATCTGGCCGGCATGAAGGACTCCAAGGTGATCGTCGCGATCAACAAGGACGAGGAAGCTCCGATCTTCCAGGTCGCGGATTATGGCCTTGTTGCCGATCTCTTTGACGTCATTCCGCAGCTTGAGGCGGAACTGGGCTGA
- a CDS encoding rhomboid family intramembrane serine protease, whose amino-acid sequence MFIPLYDHNPRAHIRRQYVTWALIALNVAVFWVVEAGGAARAVNAAAVAHGAVPILFTAPTAETYASLVTYAFLHGDFWHLAGNMLFLWIFGDNVEDSLGHLRYLIFYLLCAAAGALVHVLMLPQSNVPVIGASGAVAGIVAAYLMLHPHARIWVLLGRIPLRVPAYWFLGAWVVFQIYMVLQPVGETVAWWSHIGGMAAGAMLVLVMRRPGVRLFARRPSP is encoded by the coding sequence ATGTTCATTCCACTTTATGATCACAACCCGCGCGCCCATATCCGGCGCCAATACGTCACCTGGGCGCTGATCGCGCTCAATGTCGCGGTCTTTTGGGTGGTTGAGGCGGGCGGCGCGGCGCGCGCCGTCAACGCGGCGGCTGTCGCTCACGGCGCGGTGCCGATCCTGTTCACCGCTCCAACGGCTGAGACCTACGCCTCGCTCGTCACCTATGCCTTCCTTCATGGAGATTTCTGGCATCTGGCGGGCAACATGTTGTTCCTGTGGATCTTTGGCGACAATGTCGAGGATTCGCTGGGGCACCTGCGCTACCTCATCTTCTATCTGCTGTGTGCTGCAGCCGGTGCCTTGGTCCATGTCCTCATGCTGCCGCAGTCGAACGTGCCGGTGATCGGGGCTTCCGGTGCGGTGGCCGGCATCGTCGCCGCCTATCTGATGCTGCATCCCCATGCCCGGATCTGGGTCCTGCTTGGCCGGATCCCGCTGCGGGTGCCCGCCTACTGGTTTCTCGGCGCGTGGGTCGTGTTCCAGATCTATATGGTCTTGCAGCCTGTTGGGGAAACGGTTGCCTGGTGGAGCCATATTGGCGGTATGGCCGCGGGCGCCATGCTGGTCCTCGTCATGAGGCGGCCAGGGGTGCGGCTCTTTGCGCGGCGACCATCACCTTGA
- the trxA gene encoding thioredoxin: protein MSEPTFTFGDTGGASFGGAAANGASDVIKDTTTQTFMADVIEASQQVPVLVDFWAPWCGPCKQLGPALEKVVTNARGAVKMVKLNIDENPEIPGQMGIQSVPTVVAFVGGRPVDAFSGALPESQIQKFVEKLAGPVGPSEAELMLEQAQAMLAADDIANAAQFFAGVLGREPENAAAIAGIVQCQIKAGDLDRARQILESVPAEKADDPAIAAARAALELAAQAEETGDLSELEAAVAADPGNVQARFDLAVALGAKGRKNEAVDALIEIVRSDRSWNDEAARKQLLQFFEAWGFKDPASAYGRRKLSAVLFS, encoded by the coding sequence ATGAGCGAACCGACCTTCACGTTCGGCGATACGGGCGGAGCGAGTTTTGGCGGCGCGGCGGCCAATGGCGCCAGCGACGTGATCAAGGACACGACCACGCAGACCTTCATGGCAGATGTCATCGAGGCCTCCCAGCAGGTTCCCGTGCTCGTGGATTTCTGGGCCCCGTGGTGCGGCCCGTGCAAGCAGCTGGGCCCGGCGCTCGAAAAGGTTGTGACCAACGCCCGCGGCGCGGTGAAGATGGTCAAGCTCAACATCGACGAGAACCCGGAAATTCCGGGCCAGATGGGTATTCAGTCCGTCCCCACCGTGGTCGCCTTTGTCGGTGGTCGCCCGGTTGACGCCTTCTCCGGCGCGCTGCCGGAAAGCCAGATCCAGAAATTCGTCGAAAAGCTCGCCGGACCCGTCGGCCCCTCTGAGGCCGAACTGATGCTGGAACAGGCGCAGGCCATGCTGGCCGCGGACGATATCGCCAATGCGGCGCAGTTCTTTGCCGGCGTTTTGGGCCGTGAGCCTGAAAACGCGGCCGCGATCGCGGGGATCGTCCAGTGCCAGATCAAGGCCGGAGACCTCGACCGAGCCCGCCAGATCCTGGAGAGCGTACCCGCGGAAAAGGCGGACGACCCGGCCATTGCCGCAGCCAGGGCGGCGCTTGAGCTTGCCGCGCAGGCGGAAGAAACCGGAGATCTTTCAGAGCTGGAAGCCGCCGTGGCGGCCGATCCCGGCAACGTCCAGGCCCGTTTCGATCTCGCCGTGGCGCTTGGCGCCAAAGGTCGCAAGAACGAGGCGGTGGATGCCCTGATCGAGATCGTGCGCAGTGACCGGTCGTGGAACGACGAGGCCGCGCGCAAGCAGCTTCTTCAGTTTTTTGAAGCTTGGGGCTTCAAGGATCCCGCCTCCGCCTACGGACGCCGGAAGCTTTCCGCAGTACTGTTTTCTTGA
- a CDS encoding 3-hydroxybutyryl-CoA dehydrogenase encodes MAVEIKKVGVIGAGQMGTGIANVCAVAGYEVYVHDVSAERLNASLEDVAANLDRQVSKGQLTQDLRDAAVARLHTAPALEDLSDCDMVIEAASENEQIKRKIYSQLCPSLKPEAILATNTSSISITRLASSTDRPERFIGVHFMNPVPKMELVELVRGIATEDETFETSKILVDRIGKTIAVAEDFPAFMVNRILLPMINEAIYTLYEGVGSVEAIDTAMRLGANHPMGPLQLADFIGLDTCLSIMQVLYEGLADSKYRPCPLLVKYVEAGWLGRKTQRGFYDYRGETPIPTR; translated from the coding sequence ATGGCTGTCGAGATCAAGAAGGTAGGCGTTATCGGCGCGGGCCAGATGGGCACCGGGATCGCGAATGTGTGCGCGGTCGCCGGATACGAGGTCTATGTGCACGACGTCTCTGCCGAGCGCCTGAATGCGTCGCTTGAGGACGTGGCCGCCAACCTCGACAGGCAGGTTTCCAAGGGGCAGCTCACGCAGGACCTGCGCGATGCCGCCGTCGCCCGGCTACACACGGCACCGGCGCTGGAAGACCTGTCCGACTGCGACATGGTCATCGAGGCCGCATCCGAAAACGAGCAGATCAAGCGCAAGATCTATTCCCAGCTCTGCCCCTCCCTGAAGCCGGAAGCGATCCTGGCGACGAACACCTCCTCGATCTCGATTACCCGTCTGGCGTCCTCCACGGATCGTCCGGAGCGGTTCATCGGCGTTCACTTCATGAATCCGGTGCCGAAAATGGAACTGGTGGAGCTGGTGCGCGGCATCGCCACCGAGGACGAAACCTTCGAGACTTCCAAGATTCTCGTTGATCGAATCGGCAAGACCATTGCGGTTGCCGAGGATTTTCCCGCCTTCATGGTCAATCGCATCCTGCTGCCGATGATCAACGAGGCGATCTACACGCTCTATGAGGGTGTCGGTTCGGTGGAGGCCATCGACACGGCCATGCGGCTGGGCGCCAACCATCCGATGGGGCCGCTGCAGCTTGCCGATTTCATCGGTCTGGATACCTGCCTGTCGATCATGCAGGTGCTCTATGAGGGGCTGGCCGACAGCAAGTATCGTCCGTGCCCGCTGCTGGTGAAATATGTCGAAGCAGGCTGGCTCGGTCGCAAGACCCAGCGCGGCTTCTATGACTATCGCGGCGAGACGCCGATCCCGACCCGCTGA
- a CDS encoding electron transfer flavoprotein subunit beta/FixA family protein, whose product MKVLVPVKRVIDYNVKVRVKPDGSGVDLANVKMSMNPFDEIAVEEAIRLKEAGKVSEIVIASIGPQQAQETIRTGLAMGGDRGILVKVDEAVEPLAVAKILKAIVDEEKPELVILGKQAIDDDSNQTGQMLAALLGWAQGAFASKVELGDGSLQVTREIDGGLQTVKLSLPAIVTADLRLNEPRYASLPNIMKAKKKPIEEKAAGDYGVDITPRLTVVATNEPPARQAGVKVADVAELVSKLKNEAGVL is encoded by the coding sequence ATGAAAGTGCTCGTGCCCGTCAAGCGGGTGATCGACTACAACGTCAAGGTCCGCGTGAAGCCGGATGGTTCCGGTGTTGATCTGGCGAACGTCAAGATGTCGATGAACCCCTTCGACGAAATTGCCGTCGAGGAAGCGATTCGTCTGAAGGAGGCCGGCAAGGTTTCCGAGATCGTGATTGCTTCCATCGGCCCGCAGCAGGCGCAGGAAACGATCCGCACGGGTCTCGCCATGGGCGGCGACCGTGGCATCCTGGTGAAGGTCGATGAGGCGGTGGAGCCGCTGGCCGTTGCCAAGATCCTGAAGGCGATCGTTGACGAGGAGAAGCCGGAGCTGGTCATTCTCGGCAAGCAGGCCATTGATGACGACAGCAACCAGACCGGTCAGATGCTGGCCGCGCTTCTGGGCTGGGCACAGGGCGCTTTCGCTTCGAAAGTGGAACTGGGCGACGGGTCTCTCCAGGTGACCCGCGAAATCGACGGCGGCCTGCAGACGGTGAAGCTCAGCCTTCCGGCGATCGTCACCGCCGATCTGCGCCTCAACGAGCCGCGCTACGCTTCGCTTCCCAACATCATGAAGGCGAAGAAGAAGCCGATCGAGGAAAAGGCCGCGGGCGACTATGGCGTCGATATCACGCCGCGCCTGACGGTCGTGGCCACGAACGAGCCGCCTGCGCGTCAGGCCGGCGTCAAGGTGGCGGATGTCGCGGAGCTTGTCTCCAAGCTCAAGAACGAAGCCGGCGTGCTTTGA
- a CDS encoding Trm112 family protein — translation MSEAQAHTIDRKLLEILVCPVTKTTLEYDKDRQELISRAARLAYPIRDGIPIMLPDEARQLED, via the coding sequence ATGAGCGAGGCGCAAGCGCACACCATCGACAGGAAACTCTTGGAGATTCTGGTCTGCCCGGTAACCAAGACAACCCTGGAATACGACAAGGACCGGCAGGAACTGATTTCCCGCGCCGCCCGCCTTGCCTATCCCATCCGCGACGGCATCCCGATCATGCTGCCCGACGAGGCACGCCAGCTGGAAGACTGA
- a CDS encoding metal ABC transporter ATP-binding protein gives MDLPRSSALQAAGALLIKATNIGVRRSGRQLIEHVDLSVSRGEIVTLIGPNGGGKTTLVKTVLGLEVADEGTLERAPGLRVGYVPQKFHLDWTMPLTVARLMTLTMRASRAQVAAALAETGVAHLVKAQVQALSGGEMQRVLLARALLREPHLLVLDEPVQGVDFAGEIELYELISTIRRNRGCGVLLVSHDLHVVMREADRVVCLNRHVCCSGVPHRVANSPEYRTLFGPRAAQAVSVYQHHHDHDHALDGSCPGADGHDHACSGDHHSHTHGDGPKAQERSDV, from the coding sequence ATGGACCTTCCCCGCTCAAGCGCCCTGCAGGCGGCGGGCGCGCTTTTGATCAAGGCGACGAATATCGGTGTGCGGCGGTCCGGGCGGCAACTGATAGAACACGTCGATCTGTCGGTCTCGCGTGGCGAGATCGTCACGCTGATTGGCCCGAATGGAGGCGGCAAGACAACCCTCGTGAAGACGGTGCTCGGTCTGGAAGTCGCCGATGAGGGGACGCTGGAACGTGCGCCCGGGCTCCGGGTCGGCTATGTCCCTCAGAAATTCCATCTCGACTGGACGATGCCGCTGACGGTGGCCCGGCTGATGACGCTGACCATGCGCGCCTCGCGCGCGCAGGTGGCCGCGGCCCTTGCGGAAACCGGTGTCGCGCATCTGGTCAAGGCGCAGGTTCAGGCCCTGTCTGGCGGCGAAATGCAGCGGGTTCTTCTGGCGCGCGCGCTGTTGCGCGAGCCGCATCTTCTGGTCCTCGACGAGCCGGTCCAGGGCGTGGACTTCGCCGGTGAGATCGAGCTTTACGAATTGATCTCCACGATCCGGCGCAACCGCGGCTGTGGCGTGCTTCTGGTGTCCCACGATCTGCACGTGGTTATGCGCGAGGCGGACCGGGTGGTGTGTCTCAACCGCCATGTGTGCTGCTCCGGGGTGCCGCATCGGGTTGCCAACAGTCCCGAATACCGGACGCTTTTCGGCCCGCGCGCGGCGCAGGCCGTCTCCGTCTACCAGCATCATCACGATCACGATCATGCGCTCGACGGCTCGTGTCCGGGGGCAGACGGTCATGATCACGCCTGTTCGGGCGATCACCATTCCCACACTCACGGGGATGGCCCCAAGGCGCAGGAGCGTTCCGATGTTTGA
- a CDS encoding prolyl-tRNA synthetase associated domain-containing protein encodes MPATREDLMTRLKELGIETSTMDHEPVFTVSESSKLDRELEGGHTKNLFVKDKKGRLFLVVALAHATIDLKQLHKVIGAQGRVSFGNAELLEEVLGVKPGSVTPFALINDTEHRVTPVLDAAMMAFETLNYHPLSNDATTSISRDDLLAFVRACGHEPQVLPVSEEERAAGEETA; translated from the coding sequence ATGCCCGCCACCCGCGAAGACCTGATGACCCGGCTCAAGGAGCTGGGCATCGAGACCTCGACCATGGATCATGAGCCCGTCTTCACGGTTTCCGAAAGCTCCAAGCTCGACCGCGAACTGGAAGGTGGGCACACGAAAAATCTTTTCGTGAAGGACAAGAAGGGGCGACTTTTCCTCGTGGTGGCGCTGGCGCACGCGACGATCGACCTCAAGCAGCTGCACAAGGTGATCGGCGCACAGGGGCGCGTTTCCTTTGGCAATGCGGAGCTTCTGGAGGAGGTCCTGGGTGTCAAGCCGGGCTCCGTCACGCCCTTTGCCCTCATCAACGACACCGAACACCGGGTAACGCCGGTTCTCGATGCGGCGATGATGGCGTTTGAGACGCTGAACTATCATCCGCTTTCCAACGACGCGACGACCTCCATCTCGCGCGACGACCTTCTGGCCTTCGTGCGCGCCTGCGGACACGAGCCGCAGGTCCTGCCGGTGAGCGAAGAAGAGCGGGCGGCGGGCGAAGAGACGGCGTGA
- the znuA gene encoding zinc ABC transporter substrate-binding protein ZnuA, translated as MPLQQAGLRAMAAGLLLGIAATTFPIAHAQTNKDSNVPGAAPDVVVSIQPIHSLVAGVMGDLGTPTLLVHGGASPHAYALKPSDARALDKAQIVFRVGENLETFLNHPLETLSAKAKVVDLAEVDGVHTLGFREGALWEEDGHDHHGHDAHEGDAHEADHDGHDGHETHDHETHAHEHETHAHEHSHHGEDPHVWLDPANARAMVNAIAKTLIAADPAHAATYETNAAKLNGRLAALEEKIEAELLPVRGRPFIVFHDAYHYFEHRFEVEAVGAVAVNPEQQPGAARIREIRDRIAQTSAVCVFTEPQFRPRLVDTLLEGTSARAGVLDPLGADIAPGPDAYETMMQALADTLHNCLAGE; from the coding sequence ATGCCTCTCCAGCAAGCTGGATTGCGCGCGATGGCGGCTGGCCTTCTTCTTGGCATTGCCGCCACCACGTTTCCCATTGCCCACGCCCAGACGAACAAGGACAGCAACGTCCCCGGCGCGGCGCCGGATGTCGTCGTCTCCATCCAGCCCATCCATTCGCTGGTTGCCGGCGTCATGGGGGATCTGGGAACGCCGACATTGCTGGTGCATGGCGGGGCCTCTCCGCATGCCTATGCCCTCAAGCCGTCAGATGCCCGCGCCCTCGACAAAGCTCAAATCGTGTTCCGCGTGGGCGAAAATCTCGAAACCTTTCTCAATCATCCGCTGGAGACGCTGAGCGCCAAGGCCAAGGTCGTCGATCTTGCCGAGGTCGACGGGGTCCACACGCTCGGTTTCCGGGAAGGCGCCTTGTGGGAAGAGGACGGCCATGATCACCACGGCCACGACGCCCATGAAGGGGATGCCCATGAGGCGGACCACGATGGCCATGACGGCCACGAGACCCACGACCACGAAACCCACGCCCACGAACACGAGACCCACGCCCACGAACACAGCCACCATGGCGAAGACCCCCATGTGTGGCTGGATCCGGCGAATGCAAGGGCCATGGTCAACGCCATCGCCAAGACCCTGATCGCCGCCGATCCCGCCCACGCCGCCACCTACGAGACCAATGCCGCGAAGCTGAACGGGCGGCTGGCCGCGCTTGAGGAAAAGATCGAGGCCGAACTGCTCCCGGTGCGTGGACGCCCCTTCATCGTCTTCCATGACGCCTATCACTATTTCGAGCATCGCTTCGAGGTGGAAGCGGTCGGCGCCGTCGCGGTCAATCCCGAGCAGCAGCCGGGCGCGGCCCGCATCCGCGAGATCCGCGATCGTATCGCGCAGACATCCGCCGTCTGTGTCTTCACCGAACCGCAATTCCGTCCGCGTCTCGTCGACACGCTTCTGGAAGGCACGTCCGCGCGGGCAGGTGTGCTTGATCCGCTGGGGGCCGATATCGCGCCCGGCCCCGACGCCTATGAAACGATGATGCAGGCCCTGGCCGACACCCTGCACAACTGCCTTGCCGGGGAATAG
- a CDS encoding LON peptidase substrate-binding domain-containing protein — translation MFAGNKRYDSPADLPEMIPVFPLPGALLLPRGELPLQIFEPRYIAMVDWALAHDRLIGMIQPVFTATEDELSGNPDLCKVGCAGRITGFVESGDGRYHLTLTGVARFRLLEEIDRRTSFRQARVSFGDFACDLSENDGTSVDRAALLNTLKAYLEANNLETDWESVRKASTEILVNALSMMSPYGPAEKQALLEAPDLKARAETLIAITEMELARSGDPGSTLQ, via the coding sequence ATGTTTGCAGGTAACAAGCGATACGACAGTCCGGCCGACCTTCCGGAGATGATTCCGGTTTTCCCCCTGCCGGGCGCCTTGCTGCTTCCGCGCGGCGAGCTGCCGCTGCAGATTTTCGAGCCGCGCTATATCGCGATGGTCGACTGGGCACTGGCGCATGATCGCCTGATCGGCATGATTCAGCCGGTCTTCACGGCAACGGAAGACGAACTCAGCGGCAATCCGGATCTGTGCAAGGTCGGCTGCGCGGGCCGCATCACAGGCTTCGTGGAATCGGGCGACGGGCGCTATCACCTGACCCTGACCGGGGTTGCGCGCTTCCGTCTCCTGGAGGAGATCGATCGACGCACCTCCTTCCGTCAGGCCCGTGTCTCCTTTGGCGATTTCGCCTGTGACCTGAGCGAGAACGACGGCACGAGCGTGGACAGGGCTGCGCTGTTGAACACGCTGAAGGCCTATCTGGAAGCGAACAATCTGGAGACCGACTGGGAGAGCGTGCGCAAGGCCTCCACGGAGATCCTGGTCAACGCGCTCTCCATGATGAGCCCCTATGGGCCTGCGGAAAAACAGGCGCTTCTGGAAGCCCCCGACCTGAAGGCGCGGGCGGAGACGCTGATCGCCATCACCGAGATGGAATTGGCCCGAAGCGGCGATCCCGGATCAACGCTGCAATAG